One stretch of Estrella lausannensis DNA includes these proteins:
- the recR gene encoding recombination mediator RecR, with protein sequence MKYPHHLKLLIESLKKLPGVGSRTAERFAFEMLAWSADDLKKISRLLGELKNAVRFCPACGCLIEETDCQFCQEQRLKEKKVCVVSSFKSVLAIDSTGLFKGAYHVLNHLLSPLRGQGPDTLGIERLLERIETLQFQEVVLAFDSTLEGDATALYLKRELESTGVKVLRLATGIPMGSSLDLIDQATLSKALMGRSQV encoded by the coding sequence ATGAAATACCCACACCATCTCAAATTACTGATCGAATCGTTAAAGAAACTACCGGGTGTCGGCAGTAGAACCGCTGAACGTTTTGCCTTTGAGATGCTGGCATGGTCGGCTGATGATCTAAAAAAAATCTCCCGTCTTCTCGGTGAACTTAAAAACGCAGTGCGCTTTTGCCCTGCATGCGGCTGCCTGATAGAGGAAACTGACTGTCAATTCTGCCAAGAGCAAAGGCTCAAGGAAAAAAAAGTCTGCGTAGTCTCCTCATTTAAGAGCGTCTTGGCGATAGACTCCACCGGTCTTTTCAAAGGCGCATACCACGTCCTCAACCACCTCCTCTCTCCTCTAAGAGGCCAGGGTCCCGACACCTTGGGGATCGAACGGCTTTTAGAACGGATTGAAACACTACAATTCCAAGAAGTTGTCTTGGCCTTCGACTCAACACTGGAGGGCGACGCGACAGCGCTCTATCTTAAAAGAGAGCTTGAGTCGACCGGTGTCAAAGTTTTGCGCCTCGCCACAGGGATCCCCATGGGCAGCTCATTAGATCTCATTGACCAGGCCACCTTATCTAAAGCGCTGATGGGGCGGAGCCAGGTATAA
- a CDS encoding PP2C family serine/threonine-protein phosphatase yields MSGIILTSRNEWALYEKELISKEELGVETREGRSYRKWSCQRAVTGLVRVVKLIEAIAWTLFTLCLALVSAGVRELWGQALSGRETIVLLSPLPKEVPYPTVPLEAKHTPAPSLRKEDPVELPPSAPVFDSETSSEYGLDEESSQSSSESQPDEFPPLKEDVMADVATHLSSTSSDDLSKSDSSDEIDSSSGSSSGSESDGIDFDEDDFDAVGEKNDIDFGLGEYGIGNLLAALDSLTEEVDFRAHPLYPRLLDKRKEVYALLQDTPKESAEALLSDFIENCLVVHGNHPAWESLKAAYEKSRVQKRMSWEVPELFYRASALLKDYKLAVDIEKVRNKILSFIPPDTCGISNYPKKPGRVLVEDHLVGDYAVSVRSAQGIRDTMEDEDLATLFTLERPEGVVNVPCFAVFDGHGGSDCSKFLRDNFAGYMARELSSQAELNDLTITNAIKMAFAKANTAFLRQDEKNMSGSTAVVALVINNALWVANSGDARAVLDDAGTARQLSNDAKPTKPEFLKGIRSRGGWVLGTRVNGILATARAFGDRVVIGVTARPQIRKFDLTVAQENRRRLILACDGLFDVVGSDEAVEHIKGLHSPSVAARDLFDLAFERGTTDNVTVMVVQL; encoded by the coding sequence ATGAGCGGAATTATTTTAACTTCCAGGAACGAGTGGGCTCTTTACGAAAAGGAGCTGATCTCAAAAGAAGAGCTGGGAGTGGAAACTAGAGAAGGGCGCTCTTACCGAAAATGGTCATGCCAACGGGCGGTTACCGGCTTGGTGCGGGTAGTCAAGCTCATTGAGGCTATTGCTTGGACCCTGTTTACACTCTGTCTTGCTCTTGTTTCTGCTGGAGTGAGGGAACTTTGGGGTCAAGCTCTTTCAGGAAGAGAGACCATCGTGCTCTTAAGCCCTTTGCCTAAGGAAGTGCCATACCCGACAGTTCCCCTGGAGGCAAAGCATACCCCGGCCCCGTCTCTCCGCAAAGAAGATCCGGTCGAGCTCCCTCCCTCCGCTCCGGTTTTCGATTCAGAAACATCCTCAGAATATGGACTGGACGAGGAATCTTCTCAGTCGAGTTCCGAATCTCAACCGGATGAATTTCCGCCTCTCAAAGAAGATGTGATGGCGGATGTTGCAACTCATTTGTCATCTACTTCTTCCGACGATTTATCAAAGAGTGATTCCAGTGACGAAATTGACAGCTCATCGGGTTCTTCAAGTGGATCGGAATCCGATGGAATTGATTTCGATGAGGACGATTTCGACGCAGTCGGAGAGAAAAATGATATTGATTTTGGTCTGGGAGAGTATGGGATAGGAAATCTTTTGGCGGCACTCGACTCGCTAACTGAAGAGGTGGATTTCAGGGCGCATCCACTCTATCCAAGGCTTTTGGATAAGCGAAAAGAGGTTTACGCTCTTCTGCAAGATACACCCAAGGAGTCAGCCGAGGCTCTACTTTCTGATTTTATAGAGAACTGTTTGGTTGTCCATGGAAATCACCCCGCCTGGGAGTCTCTCAAAGCGGCATATGAAAAATCACGAGTCCAGAAACGAATGTCTTGGGAAGTGCCGGAGTTGTTTTATCGGGCTTCCGCGCTACTGAAAGACTATAAGCTCGCTGTCGATATTGAAAAAGTGCGCAATAAAATTCTCTCTTTTATCCCTCCGGACACGTGCGGTATTTCAAATTACCCAAAAAAACCTGGCAGGGTTTTAGTTGAAGACCATCTGGTGGGCGACTACGCCGTCAGCGTGCGGTCTGCCCAAGGAATCCGGGATACGATGGAAGATGAGGACCTGGCGACTTTGTTTACTCTGGAAAGGCCTGAAGGGGTCGTTAACGTGCCTTGTTTTGCTGTTTTTGATGGCCATGGCGGCAGCGATTGCTCCAAATTCCTTCGAGATAATTTTGCAGGCTATATGGCGCGGGAACTCAGCAGCCAGGCCGAGCTTAACGACCTTACCATTACCAATGCCATCAAGATGGCGTTTGCCAAAGCTAACACCGCTTTCTTACGCCAAGATGAAAAAAACATGAGCGGATCGACAGCGGTTGTGGCGCTGGTTATCAATAACGCGCTATGGGTTGCTAACAGCGGCGACGCCCGCGCAGTCTTAGATGATGCAGGCACTGCAAGGCAGCTCAGCAACGATGCCAAGCCGACCAAGCCTGAGTTCCTTAAAGGGATTCGAAGCCGTGGCGGCTGGGTTCTTGGAACCCGCGTTAATGGAATCTTGGCGACCGCGAGAGCTTTTGGCGATCGGGTTGTCATCGGAGTTACGGCACGGCCTCAGATCCGTAAGTTTGATCTCACCGTGGCACAAGAGAACAGGCGTCGCCTGATCCTTGCTTGTGATGGTCTCTTCGATGTCGTCGGTTCGGACGAGGCGGTAGAGCACATCAAAGGTTTGCACTCGCCAAGCGTAGCTGCCCGCGATCTCTTTGACTTGGCGTTTGAGAGGGGGACTACTGATAACGTCACGGTCATGGTCGTTCAGTTATAG
- a CDS encoding PP2C family serine/threonine-protein phosphatase, whose product MKEIFLNNEVSLVDIKPRAGEASEYKPAIEARNGRKYVKWSYEKEVAGLARALRIIQAIALTVFTLFLGLLSNDIRLLWSEGVSGREVVLVFNPLARKTERDEIDLALPKRAAEQGASLPAAVSDDFRAGAFAMETHERTMAGEEDELPDMVCLEGDEELNHMGERGGDPLFFSFEERSATISPLEVLKAQRKEIHQELRKPIPSPLNESITSFLGNCLVLYGDKPHWAEFKKSWLSYQLLTEHDSDRVSKTWHLVNYFYEASSLLKDFKVTTDVDRVRTKILAPVELDMNALAGYVRTPVPTSPGPIDKCSLFLDSFKTAIYSAKGERYTMENQYLAKLLTIERPEGAIEVPCFAVFDGHCDERCSLFLKNRLAGFITAELKASPLLDDLNITNALKLAFVKANAEFKKEYYLSGSTAVVALLIKGALWVANTGSSRAVLSEGGVARQLSQDAKPTNEEFKKGIFSRGGWMIYGRVNGKLAIARSFGVQGELGVTARPKIRKIDIEPDERMSRYLILACDGLFDVVSSIQAASQAEGLTDPADVAEVLFHLAFQRGTRDNVTVMVAKLS is encoded by the coding sequence ATGAAAGAAATATTTCTAAATAATGAAGTAAGTCTAGTTGATATTAAGCCACGCGCGGGAGAGGCCAGTGAATATAAGCCGGCCATTGAAGCAAGAAATGGGCGGAAATATGTCAAATGGTCGTATGAAAAAGAGGTGGCGGGTCTAGCGCGCGCACTGCGCATCATTCAGGCGATTGCCCTGACTGTGTTCACACTTTTTTTGGGGCTTTTATCAAATGATATCCGACTTCTCTGGTCGGAAGGCGTTAGCGGAAGGGAGGTTGTGCTTGTTTTTAACCCTCTTGCCAGAAAAACGGAGCGGGACGAGATCGATCTGGCTCTGCCGAAAAGAGCGGCGGAGCAGGGCGCTTCTCTTCCAGCAGCGGTCTCTGACGATTTCAGGGCCGGTGCCTTTGCTATGGAGACCCATGAACGTACAATGGCGGGTGAGGAGGATGAACTCCCCGATATGGTTTGTCTCGAGGGAGACGAAGAGTTGAATCATATGGGAGAGAGAGGGGGAGACCCTCTCTTTTTCAGTTTTGAGGAGCGCTCGGCAACCATTTCTCCTTTAGAAGTTCTTAAAGCCCAAAGGAAAGAGATTCACCAGGAGCTGAGGAAACCCATACCTTCTCCGTTGAATGAAAGTATTACTTCGTTTCTGGGCAATTGCCTGGTTCTCTACGGTGATAAACCTCACTGGGCGGAATTTAAAAAATCTTGGCTTTCCTATCAGCTCCTCACCGAGCACGATTCCGACAGGGTTTCAAAAACATGGCATCTAGTTAACTATTTCTATGAGGCCAGTTCATTACTTAAAGATTTCAAAGTGACAACGGATGTCGATAGGGTACGCACTAAGATTTTAGCCCCGGTTGAGCTGGATATGAACGCGCTAGCTGGATATGTTCGTACTCCGGTTCCAACCTCTCCAGGTCCCATTGATAAATGCTCCCTCTTTCTAGATTCCTTCAAAACCGCTATCTACTCAGCAAAAGGGGAGCGGTATACCATGGAGAATCAGTACTTGGCTAAGCTGCTCACGATTGAGCGCCCTGAAGGAGCGATCGAGGTTCCGTGCTTTGCCGTGTTTGATGGTCACTGCGATGAGCGTTGCTCTCTCTTTTTGAAGAACCGTTTGGCTGGATTTATCACGGCAGAGCTGAAAGCGAGCCCTCTTCTCGATGATTTAAATATCACAAACGCTCTCAAACTGGCATTTGTCAAAGCCAATGCTGAATTTAAGAAAGAGTACTATTTAAGTGGATCGACAGCGGTGGTTGCCCTTTTAATTAAGGGGGCTCTTTGGGTTGCTAACACCGGCAGCTCGCGAGCCGTTCTCTCAGAAGGGGGTGTTGCCAGGCAGCTTAGTCAAGACGCAAAACCGACTAATGAAGAATTTAAAAAAGGGATTTTCAGCCGCGGCGGCTGGATGATTTATGGTAGGGTGAACGGCAAGCTTGCCATAGCCAGATCATTTGGTGTTCAGGGAGAACTTGGAGTGACGGCTAGGCCTAAAATTCGCAAAATAGACATAGAGCCAGACGAGCGAATGTCGAGGTATTTGATTCTCGCTTGCGACGGGTTATTTGATGTCGTCAGCTCAATCCAGGCGGCCTCTCAGGCCGAAGGCTTAACTGATCCGGCCGATGTTGCGGAGGTTTTGTTTCATCTGGCGTTTCAGCGGGGAACAAGGGACAACGTTACGGTGATGGTTGCCAAATTGAGCTAA
- a CDS encoding beta-ketoacyl-ACP synthase III has product MAIKKAAVIRSIGSYIPEKVVTNKDLEKVVDTTDEWIVQRTGIRERRIAAQDEYPSTMGAKAAREALAKAGIAASDLDAIIVATMTPDYISPSTAVLVQKELAALCPAFDIGAACSGYVFGLSVAKAYIESGVFKRILFVATEKMSSFLNFEDRASCVLFGDGATACIIEEGGTGLKIGEIVLGTDGSGYNLIMIPAGGARQTADETTVREKKHMITLEGKEVFKHAVRRMNKVLEECLQKSGIAKEQIAYLIPHQANVRIIDSIVKNMQFPEEKVWVTVEKWANTSASSIGLALNDLLNKRPLKEGDIIALTAFGAGLTFGAALLENVYEQK; this is encoded by the coding sequence ATGGCAATAAAAAAGGCTGCGGTCATCCGTTCCATCGGATCGTATATTCCAGAAAAGGTGGTGACGAATAAAGACCTTGAGAAGGTTGTCGACACGACCGATGAGTGGATAGTTCAGAGGACGGGGATTCGTGAAAGGCGCATCGCTGCCCAAGATGAATATCCCTCGACTATGGGCGCTAAAGCCGCTAGGGAGGCGCTTGCCAAGGCCGGAATAGCCGCGTCAGATCTTGACGCGATCATCGTCGCGACCATGACACCCGATTACATTTCTCCTTCGACAGCGGTTTTAGTTCAAAAGGAGCTTGCCGCACTCTGTCCGGCATTCGATATAGGGGCTGCCTGCTCCGGCTATGTATTTGGGCTTTCGGTGGCTAAGGCCTACATCGAGTCGGGTGTTTTTAAGCGGATTCTCTTTGTCGCGACTGAAAAAATGTCCTCTTTCTTAAATTTTGAAGACCGTGCTTCCTGTGTTCTTTTCGGCGATGGCGCCACTGCCTGCATTATTGAAGAGGGAGGGACAGGTCTTAAAATTGGAGAGATTGTCCTCGGGACCGATGGAAGCGGGTATAACTTGATCATGATTCCTGCAGGAGGGGCCCGCCAAACTGCGGATGAGACCACCGTCAGGGAAAAGAAACATATGATCACCCTAGAGGGGAAGGAAGTGTTCAAGCACGCGGTGCGCCGGATGAACAAAGTCTTAGAGGAGTGCCTGCAAAAGAGCGGAATTGCCAAAGAACAGATCGCTTATCTCATCCCGCACCAGGCCAATGTCCGCATTATTGATTCTATCGTCAAGAATATGCAGTTTCCTGAAGAAAAAGTATGGGTAACCGTCGAGAAGTGGGCCAACACGAGCGCCTCCTCCATCGGTCTTGCCTTAAATGACCTATTGAACAAACGCCCACTGAAAGAGGGGGATATCATCGCGCTGACAGCATTTGGCGCCGGCCTGACGTTCGGGGCTGCCCTCTTAGAGAATGTATACGAACAGAAGTAG
- the fabD gene encoding ACP S-malonyltransferase, translated as MSKPHKIAFLFPGQGAQYPGMGKDFFESFPVVRETFEEADDLLGRNISDIILRGPEDILTKTVNSQTGIFIVSAALLRLVHDQMPALKPAVAGGLSLGEYTALASISSVSFEDCLLVVEKRGKYMNDACEETKGTMAVVLGLSGEEVTEIVEDLAMPDELFAANFNCPGQVVISGTLRGVEAGSALAKERGAKRVLPLQVYGAFHSGLMRSAEERLKPHILSLSLRRGGADLIMNVTGDKEESLDKIRTNLIRQVTSPVRWEQSIRKMEDMGVDLYIEMGPGKTLAGFNKRIGVKAPTISIENVKDLEQLAAYQ; from the coding sequence ATGAGCAAACCTCACAAAATAGCCTTCCTGTTTCCCGGACAGGGAGCGCAATACCCTGGAATGGGAAAAGATTTTTTTGAAAGCTTTCCGGTGGTTCGCGAGACTTTTGAAGAAGCCGACGACCTTTTGGGTAGAAATATCTCAGACATTATCCTGAGAGGGCCAGAAGATATACTGACGAAGACCGTTAACAGCCAAACCGGTATCTTTATAGTATCGGCAGCACTCTTGCGTCTTGTACACGACCAGATGCCTGCGCTAAAACCGGCCGTTGCCGGGGGCTTAAGCCTTGGGGAGTATACGGCACTGGCGTCTATCTCCTCTGTTTCGTTTGAGGATTGCCTTCTTGTAGTCGAAAAACGCGGCAAATATATGAACGATGCCTGCGAAGAGACTAAAGGGACGATGGCAGTTGTCCTGGGACTGTCGGGCGAGGAAGTAACAGAGATTGTGGAAGATTTGGCTATGCCGGATGAGCTTTTTGCGGCCAATTTCAACTGTCCTGGGCAAGTTGTTATCTCAGGAACCCTTCGCGGCGTAGAGGCCGGATCTGCGCTGGCCAAAGAAAGGGGAGCGAAGAGAGTGTTGCCGCTTCAGGTCTATGGAGCTTTCCACAGCGGGCTGATGCGCTCGGCAGAAGAGCGGCTAAAACCGCATATTTTGTCACTCTCCCTGCGCAGAGGAGGAGCTGACTTAATCATGAACGTCACAGGCGATAAAGAAGAGAGTCTCGACAAGATCCGCACCAACTTGATCAGGCAGGTAACGAGTCCTGTGCGCTGGGAGCAATCGATCCGCAAGATGGAGGATATGGGCGTGGATCTCTACATCGAGATGGGCCCGGGCAAGACATTGGCCGGCTTCAACAAACGGATCGGGGTGAAAGCACCGACCATCAGCATTGAAAATGTCAAAGATCTTGAACAGCTAGCAGCATACCAATAG
- the fabG gene encoding 3-oxoacyl-[acyl-carrier-protein] reductase encodes MHDFKDKIALVTGGTSGIGLAIAGAFAKQGATTLVIGTDAGRGESAVQSIMEQVPGADVHFFKANVGKKEEVDATIKSILEKFKRVDILVNNAGITKDGLIMRMSEEDWDSVMDINVKSCYNLCQALARPMMKERSGRIINISSIVGIMGNPGQTNYAASKAAMIGFTKSLAKELAPRGILANVVAPGYIETKMTGALNDGQLSEVSKQVPLGRMGRPEEIADMVLFLASPSAGYITGQVFTVDGGLHM; translated from the coding sequence ATGCACGACTTTAAAGATAAAATCGCGCTGGTCACAGGCGGAACTTCGGGTATTGGCTTGGCGATTGCCGGTGCTTTCGCAAAGCAGGGAGCAACGACCTTGGTCATCGGGACCGATGCGGGAAGAGGGGAATCCGCTGTACAGTCCATAATGGAGCAAGTTCCGGGTGCTGACGTTCATTTTTTTAAAGCCAATGTCGGCAAAAAGGAAGAGGTTGATGCCACCATCAAGTCTATTCTGGAGAAGTTCAAGAGGGTCGATATTTTAGTTAACAACGCCGGTATTACCAAAGACGGCTTGATCATGCGGATGTCCGAAGAGGACTGGGATAGCGTGATGGATATTAATGTCAAATCTTGCTATAACTTATGCCAGGCTCTTGCCCGGCCTATGATGAAAGAGAGAAGCGGTCGCATCATCAACATCAGTAGCATCGTAGGGATCATGGGTAATCCGGGGCAGACCAATTATGCAGCGTCCAAGGCTGCGATGATCGGTTTCACTAAATCGCTTGCCAAAGAGCTTGCCCCGCGAGGGATTTTGGCTAATGTCGTAGCGCCGGGCTATATCGAGACGAAGATGACCGGGGCTTTAAATGACGGGCAGTTGAGCGAAGTGTCCAAGCAAGTGCCCCTCGGACGGATGGGACGTCCCGAGGAGATAGCGGATATGGTGCTATTTTTAGCCTCCCCGTCGGCAGGTTACATCACCGGCCAAGTCTTCACTGTCGATGGCGGCCTGCACATGTAA
- the acpP gene encoding acyl carrier protein — MANIEQEVIDIIVEQLGVDKDEVKHDKSFVEDLNADSLDLTELIMTFEERFGWEIPQEAAEKLKTVGDAVTYIQSHKGK, encoded by the coding sequence ATGGCAAATATTGAACAAGAAGTGATCGACATCATCGTCGAACAGCTTGGCGTTGATAAGGATGAGGTCAAGCATGACAAGTCCTTCGTTGAGGATTTGAACGCAGACTCACTCGATCTTACTGAGCTCATCATGACTTTCGAAGAGCGTTTTGGCTGGGAAATCCCACAGGAAGCAGCGGAGAAGCTGAAGACTGTAGGTGATGCCGTAACCTATATTCAATCCCACAAGGGCAAATAA
- a CDS encoding sodium/proline symporter — protein MAFHGFPCSHLPWRHACALDRTRLDTWHVFKLAVFLNWNFIATKLRVETEKRGCSTLSTFLESRFDDKSGLIRIITATIIIFFMGCYLAANLIGIGTVVEAVFGIDYTIAITVAMFVAMIYSFVGGYYTVAKVDQFQALFLLFAIFLVPLITYTHMPGGFQQVSKVARDNAIPMTLIGDSSWESIRSIIFLAMGWGLGYFGQPHIVTKFMGIKSPAELVKSKWVGMTWQVLALGFAAIVGFIGIGFFNASLYDPQLVFVVMVKELFNPLIGGFILCGLIAATLSTMDSQIIVSASVISEDFWKYFVKKHASDKELIWVSRLSVVALSFFSIYLAYSKNSTVEKAVLYAWSGLGCSFGPAIIMALYDKKANRHGAIAGIAIGGLIAGFWPSILPYISSFDIPSMIPGFFASILTIYLVSRAYAPKVVA, from the coding sequence CTGGCTTTTCATGGCTTTCCCTGCAGCCATCTACCTTGGAGGCATGCCTGCGCTCTGGATCGCACTAGGCTTGATACTTGGCATGTTTTTAAACTGGCAGTTTTTTTAAACTGGAATTTTATCGCCACAAAACTAAGGGTTGAAACGGAAAAGCGCGGCTGCAGCACCTTATCAACATTCCTTGAAAGCCGCTTCGACGATAAATCAGGCTTGATACGCATCATCACCGCAACGATCATCATCTTCTTCATGGGGTGCTACCTTGCCGCCAACCTAATCGGCATCGGCACCGTTGTCGAAGCGGTCTTCGGCATCGACTACACCATCGCCATCACTGTTGCCATGTTCGTTGCCATGATCTATTCGTTTGTCGGAGGTTACTACACTGTCGCCAAGGTCGATCAGTTCCAGGCGCTGTTCCTCCTCTTTGCCATCTTCCTCGTGCCGTTGATCACCTACACACACATGCCCGGAGGCTTTCAACAGGTCAGCAAAGTAGCCCGCGACAACGCCATCCCCATGACCCTGATCGGGGACTCCTCCTGGGAAAGTATTCGTTCAATTATCTTCCTGGCTATGGGCTGGGGACTCGGCTATTTTGGACAGCCTCACATCGTCACTAAGTTCATGGGCATCAAATCACCGGCTGAACTGGTCAAATCCAAATGGGTCGGGATGACATGGCAAGTGCTGGCTCTTGGCTTTGCAGCCATCGTCGGCTTTATCGGCATCGGCTTCTTCAATGCCTCCCTCTACGACCCCCAGCTTGTGTTTGTGGTGATGGTGAAAGAGCTTTTTAACCCGCTGATCGGTGGATTCATCCTCTGTGGCCTCATCGCCGCAACCCTCTCTACCATGGACTCCCAGATCATCGTCTCCGCTTCGGTCATCAGCGAGGACTTTTGGAAGTATTTTGTGAAAAAACACGCATCCGACAAAGAGCTGATATGGGTTTCGAGACTTAGCGTCGTCGCCCTCTCTTTCTTTTCCATCTACTTGGCCTACTCCAAAAATTCCACTGTGGAGAAAGCGGTTCTTTACGCTTGGTCGGGACTCGGATGCTCATTCGGTCCGGCCATCATCATGGCCCTCTACGACAAAAAGGCAAACCGCCACGGCGCGATAGCCGGCATCGCCATCGGCGGCCTGATCGCAGGATTTTGGCCCTCCATCTTGCCCTACATCTCCAGCTTTGATATCCCCTCGATGATTCCCGGCTTTTTCGCCTCCATCCTGACAATCTATCTGGTATCGAGAGCCTACGCGCCCAAAGTCGTGGCCTAG
- a CDS encoding sodium:solute symporter family transporter, which produces MHTQYIIAFSLYFAVILLIGIFAHRQQNTAQDFIMGGRSLSFWVTAFSAHASDMSAWLFMAFPAAIYLGGMPALWIALGLILGMFLNWQFF; this is translated from the coding sequence ATGCATACTCAATATATCATTGCCTTTTCTCTCTATTTCGCCGTGATTTTACTGATCGGTATTTTTGCCCACCGGCAGCAAAATACCGCACAAGATTTTATCATGGGGGGACGTTCTCTTAGCTTTTGGGTAACGGCATTCTCTGCGCATGCAAGCGACATGAGCGCCTGGCTTTTCATGGCTTTCCCTGCAGCCATCTACCTTGGAGGCATGCCTGCGCTCTGGATCGCACTAGGCTTGATACTTGGCATGTTTTTAAACTGGCAGTTTTTTTAA
- a CDS encoding class I fructose-bisphosphate aldolase: MQTFAQLKSELSYKDIQSLLGKEAEELLDYRCTKIRKEQLPEPGPNWVDRIFKDSDRNNRVLGSLEALFGHGRLKDTGYLSILPVDQGIEHSAGASFAPNPLYFDPENIVRLAVEAGCNGVASTLGVLGMVARKYAHKIPFILKINHNELLSFPNTHDQILFTSVKRAYDMGAKAVGATIYFGSQESHHQIQEISEAFEMAHELGLATILWCYLRNPAFKIDGTDYHLSADLTGQANHLGQCIGADIVKQKLPLVNGGYKAMNQLNKGYGKWSEKMYSDLCDIEDNPIDLCRYQVLNTTRVGLINSGGESGKNDLHDAVKTAVINKRAGGIGLISGRKTFQRPMKEGVQLFHAIQDVYLCKEIGLA; this comes from the coding sequence ATGCAGACATTCGCTCAGCTGAAATCAGAGTTATCCTATAAAGACATCCAATCCCTTCTCGGAAAAGAGGCTGAAGAGCTTCTCGACTATCGCTGCACAAAGATCCGTAAGGAACAGCTTCCGGAGCCCGGACCGAACTGGGTCGACCGTATTTTCAAAGACAGCGACCGTAACAACCGTGTTCTGGGGTCACTCGAAGCCCTTTTTGGCCACGGGCGCCTGAAAGATACAGGCTATCTCTCCATTCTTCCGGTCGATCAGGGGATCGAGCACTCGGCTGGCGCTTCCTTCGCCCCCAACCCCCTCTATTTCGACCCTGAAAACATTGTCAGGCTGGCTGTCGAGGCCGGCTGCAATGGCGTTGCGTCTACTCTGGGAGTTTTAGGGATGGTGGCAAGAAAATATGCCCACAAGATTCCCTTCATCCTCAAGATCAACCACAATGAGCTCCTCTCTTTTCCCAACACCCACGATCAGATCCTTTTTACTTCGGTCAAAAGAGCTTATGACATGGGCGCTAAAGCGGTAGGGGCAACCATCTACTTCGGTTCCCAGGAGAGCCACCACCAGATCCAGGAGATTAGCGAAGCCTTTGAAATGGCCCATGAGCTGGGGTTGGCTACCATCTTGTGGTGTTACCTGCGCAACCCGGCCTTCAAAATTGACGGTACTGACTACCACCTCTCCGCCGACTTGACAGGACAGGCAAATCACTTAGGCCAGTGCATCGGCGCTGATATCGTCAAACAGAAGCTTCCTCTCGTTAACGGCGGCTACAAGGCGATGAACCAACTCAACAAAGGGTATGGCAAATGGTCTGAGAAGATGTATTCCGACCTCTGTGACATCGAAGACAATCCCATCGACCTCTGCCGCTATCAGGTGCTCAATACTACGCGAGTCGGCCTGATCAACTCCGGTGGGGAGTCGGGAAAAAATGACCTGCATGATGCCGTTAAAACAGCTGTCATCAATAAGAGGGCCGGTGGTATCGGTCTGATTAGCGGCAGAAAGACCTTCCAAAGACCTATGAAGGAAGGGGTACAGCTTTTTCATGCCATTCAGGACGTCTACCTCTGCAAAGAGATAGGATTGGCTTAA
- a CDS encoding SIMPL domain-containing protein, whose protein sequence is MLKLMCFISLAALPLQADEGKEISKLIVTGTAEIKKAPDMVSVSIGVEEEDKYADVAMKKTAAKIEAVIAGIKAGAGEETTYSTDTVSLYPVYETIDPKKPKPPLTVAYRATSTLTVRTSDLKSVGKLIDSAAKAGANRIESLVFSLKDNKEAEQEALSLAAENALNTAATLAKASSVKIKKPLLIQQESGIAPVRFKTALYMARDAGESSMPIEPGSVSVSAQVGITFEID, encoded by the coding sequence ATGCTCAAACTTATGTGTTTCATCTCCTTAGCTGCTCTCCCTCTCCAGGCCGATGAAGGAAAAGAAATCTCTAAACTGATCGTAACGGGAACTGCCGAGATAAAAAAAGCGCCTGACATGGTATCGGTCAGCATCGGCGTTGAAGAAGAAGACAAATATGCCGATGTAGCGATGAAAAAGACGGCTGCCAAAATTGAAGCTGTCATCGCGGGTATCAAAGCCGGTGCAGGAGAGGAGACAACTTATTCGACAGACACTGTCTCCCTCTACCCCGTCTACGAAACCATCGATCCTAAAAAACCAAAACCACCGTTAACTGTCGCCTACCGCGCAACAAGCACTTTGACGGTACGAACATCAGATCTCAAATCGGTAGGAAAGCTTATCGATTCAGCAGCAAAAGCCGGCGCAAACAGGATCGAAAGCCTTGTTTTTTCTCTGAAAGACAATAAAGAGGCGGAGCAGGAAGCCCTCTCTCTGGCCGCAGAGAACGCTCTGAATACAGCCGCCACTCTAGCCAAAGCCTCTTCTGTTAAGATCAAAAAACCGCTGCTGATCCAGCAGGAATCGGGCATTGCCCCCGTCAGGTTTAAGACAGCCCTGTATATGGCCCGGGATGCCGGCGAGAGCTCCATGCCGATAGAGCCTGGTTCGGTCAGCGTATCGGCACAAGTGGGCATCACATTCGAGATCGATTAA